In the genome of Sebastes umbrosus isolate fSebUmb1 chromosome 14, fSebUmb1.pri, whole genome shotgun sequence, one region contains:
- the notch3 gene encoding neurogenic locus notch homolog protein 3: MEGNIPWIIFLSLLLFMHICEGFRCVDKNRPCENGGTCIESSSRCICRPGFIGPLCQHLDPCHRSPCLNGAACKSQVVNGIPQYTCVCQRGFRGQDCSLIDACATSPCANGARCANWNNHYNCSCPPGFQGKNCRNDIDECRKPGVCLNGGLCINTHGSFRCQCQPGYSGRTCEVSTLPCAPSQCLNGGTCRQTSDHSYECACLPGFEGHNCENNVDDCPGHKCMNGGICVDGVNTYNCQCPPEWTGQYCAEDVNECLMQPNACHNGGTCFNTIGGHTCVCVNGWTGDDCSENIDDCAIAVCFNGATCHDRVASFFCECPVGKTGLLCHLDDACVSNPCNEGAVCDTNPLNGRAICTCPAGFVGGACNQDMDECSIGANPCEHFGKCVNTEGSFQCQCGRGYAGPRCEIDINECLSMPCQNDATCLDRIGEFTCICMPGYMGTYCEVDVDDCESNPCVNDGICRDMVNGFTCTCQPGFTGTMCQIDIDECASTPCQNGAKCYDRPNGFECRCAEGYEGTLCESNINNCQPDPCHHGTCVDGIASYSCNCDAGYTGYRCENQLNECHSNPCQNGGKCVDLVNKYICQCQHGTSGTNCEINFDDCASNPCDYGLCKDGINRYDCVCKPGFTGSKCNVEIDECASGPCRNGGTCVDEENGFHCQCPEGFKPPYCYSQVDECGSSPCVHGSCRDDINGYRCDCEPGWVGKNCDLDRNDCLPSPCQNAGTCIDQLNGFTCKCRQGFRGNLCQVNINECSSSPCLNKGTCVDGVASFTCLCELPYSGPTCAEVLTPCSPNPCANHALCTHTPDYLGYQCNCQQGWQGQLCNVDVNECISNPCKNRGTCTNMLGGFVCSCRAGFTGLTCETDFNDCSPNPCLSGGSCTDGVNSFHCSCLAGFTGPRCALEINECQSTPCKNGGACTDYVNSYTCTCRPGFTGIHCETNIPDCTESSCFNGGTCTDKINGYSCTCRSGFTGSHCQYEVNECDSQPCLNGGICQDALESFRCSCPKGYTGNRCQTPVDWCRRSSACQNGGRCRQKDASFICDCTNGWSGRYCDISRVSCETAARHRGLQTDELCHHGGHCVNTGNAHYCKCPADYTGSYCESQVDHCEDKPCRNGATCRGYVGGYQCDCMPGFTGQNCEIEINECQSHPCQNGGTCIDLVGHYICSCPPGTLGVLCEINEDDCAPPLRLRSAPPKCLNNGTCVDRVGGYRCNCPPGFTGERCEGDINECLSSPCSPSNSLDCIQLPNDYLCVCKPGFTGRRCQSRFSVCESQPCQSGGVCSVSSSSGLGYTCTCQLGYAGPNCERSMSCRELSCYNGGSCALTTRGARCTCPQGYGGPQCQHRTNEGCSSQPCRNGGLCTEETSFPFFHCQCPSGWTGKRCEQSSRTLTPPTPSCPLADCHGKADDGVCDKECNTFECRWDGGDCSLAVNPWSRCEDCWRVFNNSQCDERCNNVNCLYDNFDCKSKEKVCNPIYEAYCIDHYADGKCDQGCNTEECGWDGLDCAKAVPENIADGVLVLVVLLPPEELLRTSTAFLQKLGAILHTTLRFRLDNNGEFMIRPYTRREARREARLKRELQPQEEVIGSKVYLEIDNRLCTQGFEDCFPSAYSAADYLGALSAVEMLRFPYPLKEARGEEMVPTADDQWVKLMLVGIASLFLLVILVIGMLIARRKREHSTLWFPEGFFLKKEPSSNKNRREPVGQDALGMKHMPKTVEESLLGDHSDQWMDSDCPEPKRIKVEEPSMLSDSEDAVDSRQWTQHHLAAADIRVPPTMALTPPQGEFESDCMDVNVRGPDGFTPLMLASFCGGGLEPEITEEEESEECSANIISDLIYQGASLAAQTDRTGETALHLAARYARADAAKRLLDAGADANAQDNTGRSPLHAAVAADAQGVFQILIRNRATDLDSRMYDGSTALILAARLAVEGMVEELITCHADVNAVDELGKSSLHWAAAVNNVEATVALLKNSANKDMQDLKEETPLFLAAREGSCEAVKVLLAHFANREITDHMDRLPRDIAQERMHHDIVQLLDEYNTVRSPQGHGGPGHHLSGVHSLSPLMCPPSAFLSSLKNTPQGKKNRRPGAKGSSLGGQHAVSLKESVKARNKKLTLDMQSALLESSVTLSPVDSLDSPHGGASNAGYMTNPTSPVAMQSPLYHSSMSVPNTPMVHSSMLEGGGPFAVSLAQLNDLGAAGMSLQGRVMASDVNHGYVLSAGQMGLNMGLVSPVSVPFDWHSRMAASQCGQQVVNLVQSSQPGMHPQSPAMQQQQQNMLMHQQLYRNAMLQPTPVTSTPTISPVKLPSIAEQQQQQQQQQQQQLMNHTIANQQSMARMSTSTPPTPQTSQPPPSFFQQQQQQQMPQQPSQPQPPAQPPQAATPAAQPPQALPSQPSGSTAGTEDYPTPPSQHSYSSALDATPKHYLHLPSEHPYLTPSPESPEPWSSPSPHCVSDWSDSTPSPAVAGPAQTQITQIPEANGKMQVFA; encoded by the exons ATGTCGTCCGGGATTCATCGGTCCTCTCTGTCAGCACCTGGATCCCTGTCATCGATCGCCATGTCTGAACGGAGCCGCTTGTAAGAGCCAGGTGGTTAATGGTATCCCACAATACACCTGTGTGTGCCAGAGAGGGTTCAGAG GCCAAGACTGCTCCCTCATTGATGCCTGTGCCACGAGCCCCTGTGCCAACGGGGCCCGTTGTGCCAATTGGAATAACCACTACAACTGCTCCTGCCCACCTGGCTTCCAGGGAAAGAACTGCCGCAATGACATTGACGAGTGCCGCAAGCCTGGCGTGTGCCTCAACGGTGGCCTCTGCATCAACACCCATGGGTCCTTCCGCTGCCAGTGCCAACCTGGATACAGCGGGCGCACGTGTGAGGTGTCCACCCTGCCCTGTGCCCCATCCCAGTGCCTTAACGGGGGCACCTGTCGACAGACCAGCGACCATTCCTACGAGTGTGCTTGCCTACCAG GGTTTGAGGGGCACAACTGTGAGAATAATGTGGACGACTGTCCAGGTCACAAGTGTATGAATGGAGGAATATGTGTGGATGGAGTAAACACCTACAACTGCCAGTGCCCACCAGAATGGACAG GGCAATACTGTGCTGAGGATGTCAACGAGTGTCTCATGCAACCAAACGCCTGCCATAATGGAGGCACTTGCTTCAACACCATCGGTGGTCACACCTGCGTCTGCGTTAACGGTTGGACCGGAGACGACTGCAGTGAGAACATCGACGACTGCGCCATAGCCGTTTGCTTCAACGGCGCCACCTGCCATGACCGCGTGGCGTCCTTCTTCTGCGAGTGCCCAGTTGGAAAGACGG GTTTGCTGTGCCACCTTGACGATGCATGTGTGAGTAACCCCTGCAACGAGGGGGCAGTGTGCGACACCAACCCCCTTAACGGCCGCGCCATTTGCACCTGTCCTGCCGGCTTTGTAGGAGGCGCCTGCAACCAGGACATGGATGAGTGTTCGATTG GTGCCAACCCATGCGAGCATTTTGGAAAGTGTGTGAACACGGAGGGCTCCTTCCAGTGTCAGTGCGGCCGGGGATATGCCGGCCCGCGATGCGAGATTGACATCAACGAATGCCTATCCATGCCCTGCCAGAACGACGCCACTTGCCTGGACCGCATCGGAGAGTTCACCTGCATCTGCATGCCAG GTTACATGGGGACTTACTGTGAGGTTGACGTAGATGACTGTGAGAGCAACCCATGTGTGAATGATGGCATCTGTCGGGACATGGTCAATGGTTTCACATGCACCTGCCAGCCAG GGTTTACTGGCACCATGTGTCAGATCGACATAGATGAGTGCGCCAGCACGCCATGCCAGAATGGAGCGAAATGCTACGACCGTCCCAATGGGTTCGAGTGCCGCTGTGCTGAAG GTTATGAAGGGACACTCTGCGAGAGTAATATCAACAACTGTCAGCCCGACCCATGCCACCACGGTACTTGCGTCGATGGCATTGCCAGCTACTCCTGTAATTGTGACGCCGGCTACACCGGCTATCGCTGTGAGAACCAGCTCAATGAGTGCCACAGCAACCCGTGTCAGAATGGAGGCAAGTGTGTGGACCTGGTCAACAAGTACATCTGCCAGTGCCAACATGGAACCTCAG ggacaaactgtgaaataaactTTGACGATTGTGCCAGTAACCCATGTGACTATGGCCTCTGCAAAGATGGCATCAACCGCTACGACTGTGTTTGCAAACCTGGCTTCACCG GTTCCAAGTGCAACGTGGAGATAGACGAGTGTGCGTCTGGCCCCTGTAGAAACGGGGGGACATGTGTGGATGAAGAGAATGGATTTCACTGCCAGTGTCCTGAGGGCTTTAAGCCCCCTTACTGTTACTCCCAGGTGGACGAGTGTGGCAGCAGCCCGTGTGTTCATGGCTCATGCAGGGATGACATCAACGG TTACCGCTGTGACTGTGAGCCCGGATGGGTTGGGAAGAACTGCGACCTGGACAGGAATGACTGTTTGCCGAGTCCCTGCCAGAATGCTGGCACGTGCATCGACCAGCTCAATGGCTTCACCTGCAAGTGTCGCCAAGGCTTCAGAG GTAACCTCTGCCAGGTGAACATCAACGAATGTTCGTCCAGTCCCTGTCTGAACAAGGGCACTTGTGTGGACGGTGTGGCGAgtttcacctgtctgtgtgagcTTCCGTACAGTGGACCCACTTGTGCTGAGGTCCTCACCCCTTGTTCCCCTAACCCCTGTGCCAACCATgccctctgcacacacacaccagactaCTTGGGCTATCAGTGTAACTGCCAGCAAGGTTGGCAAG GTCAATTGTGTAACGTGGATGTAAACGAATGCATCTCAAACCCCTGCAAGAACCGTGGGACCTGCACCAACATGCTTGGAGGCTTTGTGTGCTCCTGCAGAGCTGGATTCACTGGGCTGACGTGTGAAACGGACTTCAATGACTGTTCTCCTA ATCCGTGCCTAAGTGGAGGTTCCTGCACAGACGGTGTGAACTCCTTCCACTGTAGCTGCCTGGCGGGCTTCACCGGGCCCCGCTGTGCTTTAGAGATCAATGAATGCCAGAGTACGCCCTGCAAAAATGGAGGCGCATGCACAGACTATGTCAACTCCTACACCTGCACCTGCAGGCCTGGCTTTACCGGCATCCACTGCGAAACCAACATCCCTGATTGCACTGAAAG CTCTTGCTTCAATGGAGGGACGTGCACAGATAAAATCAACGGCTATTCCTGTACCTGCCGCTCAGGCTTCACTGGCTCCCACTGCCAATACGAGGTCAACGAGTGCGACTCCCAGCCCTGCCTCAATGGAGGCATCTGTCAAGACGCCCTGGAGTCCTTCCGTTGCTCCTGCCCCAAGGGCTACACCGGCAACCGAtgccag ACACCAGTCGACTGGTGCAGACGCTCATCTGCCTGCCAAAACGGAGGACGCTGTCGCCAAAAAGATGCTTCCTTCATCTGTGACTGTACTAACGGCTGGTCTGGACGTTACTGTGACATTTCCAGAGTCTCTTGTGAGACAGCTGCTCGCCATAGAG GGCTCCAGACGGATGAGCTATGCCACCACGGTGGTCACTGTGTCAACACCGGGAATGCCCACTATTGTAAATGTCCCGCCGACTACACTGGAAGCTACTGTGAAAGCCAAGTGGACCACTGTGAAGACAAACCCTGCCGCAATGGCGCCACCTGCAGGGGATATGTGGGAGGGTACCAGTGTGAT TGTATGCCAGGTTTCACTGGACAGAACTGCGAGATAGAGATCAACGAGTGCCAGTCACATCCCTGCCAGAACGGAGGCACTTGCATTGATCTGGTGGGACATTACATCTGCTCCTGCCCCCCTGGCACACTGG GTGTTCTCTGTGAGATCAATGAAGACGACTGTGCCCCGCCTCTGAGGCTGCGCAGTGCTCCTCCCAAGTGCCTGAACAACGGCACCTGTGTGGACAGAGTGGGTGGATACCGCTGCAATTGTCCCCCTGGATTCACAGGAGAACGATGCGAGGGAGATATAAATGAGTGTCTCTCCAGCCCCTGCAGTCCCTCCAACAGTCTCGACTGCATCCAGTTGCCCAATGACTACCTATGTGTGTGCAAGCCTGGCTTCACCGGCCGGAGGTGTCAGAGCAGGTTCAGTGTGTGCGAGTCTCAGCCGTGCCAGAGCGGAGGAGTCTGCTCTGTATCTAGCAGCTCTGGACTGGGATACACCTGCACGTGTCAGCTT GGTTATGCCGGCCCCAATTGTGAAAGAAGCATGTCCTGTCGAGAGCTGTCCTGCtacaatggaggcagctgtgcTCTTACCACGAGGGGGGCGCGTTGCACCTGCCCGCAAGGTTATGGTGGGCCCCAGTGTCAGCATCGCACTAACGAAGGTTGCTCCTCCCAGCCCTGCCGGAACGGAGGATTGTGCACTGAAGAGACCAGCTTCCCGTTCTTCCACTGCCAGTGTCCCAGTGGCTGGACGGGCAAACGGTGcgagcagagcagcagaacCCTTACGCCTCCAACACCCTCGTGCCCTCTGGCAGACTGTCATGGCAAAGCCGATGACGGTGTTTGCGACAAGGAATGCAACACATTCGAGTGTCGCTGGGACGGCGGGGACTGCTCTCTAGCGGTGAACCCCTGGTCCCGTTGTGAAGACTGCTGGCGTGTCTTCAACAACAGCCAGTGTGATGAGCGCTGCAACAACGTCAACTGTCTGTACGACAACTTTGACTGCAAAAGCAAGGAGAAAGTTTGCAA TCCAATATATGAAGCCTACTGTATAGACCACTACGCTGATGGAAAGTGTGACCAGGGCTGCAACACAGAGGAGTGTGGCTGGGACGGCTTGGACTGCGCAAAGGCGGTCCCTGAAAACATTGCTGATGGGGTCTTGGTTTTGGTAGTCCTATTGCCTCCAGAGGAGCTCCTCCGCACCAGCACAGCTTTTTTGCAGAAATTGGGTGCTATCCTACACACCACACTGCGCTTCCGActggacaacaatggagaatTCATGATCCGCCCGTACACCCGCCGAGAGGCACGGCGAGAGGCACGCCTCAAGCGGGAGCTGCAGCCTCAAGAGGAGGTCATCGG ATCCAAAGTGTACCTGGAAATAGACAACCGTCTGTGCACTCAGGGCTTTGAGGACTGTTTCCCTTCAGCCTACAGCGCTGCAGACTACCTGGGAGCCCTGTCAGCTGTAGAGATGCTCCGCTTCCCTTACCCCCTCAAAGAAGCCCGTG GTGAAGAGATGGTGCCTACTGCTGACGACCAATGGGTCAAGCTGATGCTGGTGGGGATAGCTTCTCTTTTCCTGTTGGTCATCCTCGTGATAGGCATGTTGATCGCTCGTAGAAAGAGAGAACACagcaccctctggttccccgaGGGCTTCTTCCTCAAGAAGGAACCCAGCAGCAACAAGAACCGCAGGGAACCCGTGGGCCAGGACGCTCTGGGAATGAA ACACATGCCAAAAACCGTGGAGGAATCTCTCCTTGGAGATCACAGTGACCAGTGGATGGACTCAGACTGCCCAGAGCCAAAGAGGATCAAG GTTGAGGAGCCGAGTATGCTCTCAGACAGTGAAGATGCGGTGGACAGCAGGCAGTGGACGCAGCATCACCTCGCAGCCGCAGACATCCGTGTGCCTCCCACCATGGCACTCACGCCACCCCAAGGAGAGTTTGAAAGCGACTGCATGGATGTTAATGTCCGAGGCCCAG ATGGTTTCACACCTCTCATGCTGGCATCATTCTGTGGAGGCGGCTTAGAGCCTGAGataacagaggaggaggagagcgaggaGTGCTCAGCCAACATCATCTCTGACCTAATCTACCAGGGAGCGTCCCTCGCTGCCCAAACAGACCGCACTGGTGAGACGGCGCTCCACCTGGCTGCTCGCTACGCTCGCGCTGATGCAGCTAAGAGGCTGCTGGATGCCGGGGCAGACGCCAACGCTCAGGATAACACAGGACGTTCACCGCTACATGCTGCAGTGGCTGCAGATGCACAGGGCGTCTTCCAG ATTCTGATCCGAAATCGGGCTACAGATCTTGACTCCCGTATGTATGACGGCTCCACGGCGCTGATCCTGGCAGCACGGCTGGCAGTAGAGGGCATGGTAGAGGAGCTCATCACTTGTCATGCTGATGTCAATGCAGTAGATGAACTgg GTAAGTCGTCCTTGCACTGGGCTGCTGCCGTTAACAACGTGGAGGCCACTGTTGCCCTGCTGAAGAATAGCGCAAACAAAGACATGCAAGATCTCAAG GAGGAGACCCCTCTGTTCCTCGCAGCCCGCGAGGGCAGCTGTGAGGCTGTGAAGGTGCTGCTGGCTCACTTTGCAAACCGAGAGATCACAGACCATATGGACAGGTTGCCGAGGGACATTGCTCAGGAGCGCATGCACCACGACATCGTGCAGCTCCTTGATGAGTACAACACAGTAAGGAGTCCCCAGGGCCACGGCGGGCCTGGACACCACCTTTCTGGGGTACACAGTCTGTCTCCTCTCATGTGCCCTCCCAGCGCCTTCCTGTCCAGTCTGAAGAACACCCCACAGGGCAAGAAAAACCGGCGGCCTGGAGCCAAGGGTTCCAGCCTGGGAGGCCAACACGCCGTCAGTCTGAAAGAGTCAGTCAAGGCCCGTAATAAGAAGCTGACCTTGGACATGCAGAGTGCCTTACTGGAGAGCTCAGTTACCCTGTCCCCAGTCGACTCACTGGACTCACCCCACGGGGGAGCCAGCAATGCTGGCTACATGACCAACCCCACTTCCCCTGTGGCCATGCAGTCACCACTCtaccactcctccatgtctgtccCAAACACCCCGATGGTTCACAGTAGCATGTTGGAAGGAGGTGGCCCCTTTGCTGTGTCTCTAGCCCAACTCAATGACCTGGGAGCTGCAGGAATGTCCTTGCAGGGACGCGTCATGGCTTCAGACGTCAACCATGGCTACGTGCTGAGCGCAGGCCAGATGGGGCTCAACATGGGCTTGGTCAGCCCTGTCAGCGTGCCCTTTGACTGGCACAGCCGGATGGCCGCCTCCCAGTGTGGTCAGCAGGTGGTGAATCTTGTGCAGAGTAGCCAGCCGGGCATGCACCCCCAGAGCCCagccatgcagcagcagcagcagaacatgCTGATGCACCAGCAGCTCTACCGTAACGCCATGCTGCAGCCCACGCCTGTTACCTCCACGCCCACCATCAGCCCAGTCAAGCTGCCCTCCAtcgctgagcagcagcagcaacaacagcagcagcagcagcagcagctcatgaACCACACCATCGCCAACCAGCAGAGCATGGCCCGCATGAGCACCTCCACCCCACCGACACCCCAGACCTCCCAGCCCCCGCCATCCttcttccagcagcagcagcagcagcagatgccTCAGCAACCCTCTCAGCCCCAGCCTCCCGCTCAGCCGCCACAGGCAGCCACGCCAGCAGCCCAGCCTCCTCAGGCTCTGCCCTCCCAGCCCAGCGGCAGCACTGCAGGGACGGAGGATTACCCGACCCCTCCCTCTCAGCACAGCTACTCATCCGCACTagatgccacgcccaagcattACCTCCATTTGCCCAGTGAGCACCCTTACCTGACCCCCTCCCCAGAGTCTCCGGAGCCCTGGTCCAGCCCGTCTCCTCACTGCGTCTCCGACTGGTCAGATTCCACACCCAGCCCAGCAGTTGCTGGCCCTGCCCAGACCCAAATTACTCAAATCCCAGAGGCCAATGGCAAGATGCAGGTGTTTGCGTGA